In a single window of the Lebetimonas sp. JH292 genome:
- a CDS encoding amino acid ABC transporter permease — MKKSILKKKETGLLLASLFYILVGYFLYNAASKINYTWKWDMIPKYFVYKAKIPLTSPCDGKLQIKQNKAIIICENKKIYQFDINGYKLQFKNGEYLFQDDEFAYKEKLKPGPFILGMWVTVKISIISMLFAFLIGLIIAIIRLSGIPALDYIGSFYVTVIRGTPLLVQLFIFYFIVATIFALPRFWAGVMSLSIFYGAYIAEILRGAIQAVDKGQHEAAMSLGFTPIQKMYLIILPQALKKALPALIGELISLIKDSSLVSVISITDLTKVGREIVANTFSPFEVWLTVAVLYLMLTSILSFIGHKLEKRMKAQGGI, encoded by the coding sequence ATGAAAAAGTCAATATTAAAAAAAAAAGAAACAGGCTTACTTTTAGCCTCTCTTTTTTATATATTGGTAGGATATTTTTTATATAACGCTGCAAGCAAAATAAATTATACATGGAAATGGGATATGATTCCCAAATATTTTGTATATAAGGCTAAAATTCCTCTTACATCTCCATGTGACGGAAAACTTCAGATAAAACAAAACAAAGCGATAATAATCTGCGAAAATAAAAAAATTTATCAGTTTGATATAAATGGTTATAAATTACAATTTAAAAATGGTGAATATTTATTTCAGGATGATGAATTTGCATATAAAGAAAAATTAAAACCGGGTCCTTTTATTTTAGGAATGTGGGTAACTGTTAAAATTTCAATTATTTCAATGCTTTTCGCTTTTTTAATCGGCCTTATAATAGCAATAATAAGGCTAAGCGGTATCCCGGCACTTGATTATATAGGAAGTTTTTATGTTACTGTTATCCGTGGAACTCCTCTTTTGGTGCAGCTGTTTATTTTTTATTTTATAGTGGCAACTATTTTTGCACTTCCGAGATTTTGGGCGGGTGTTATGAGTTTATCTATATTTTACGGGGCTTATATTGCAGAAATTCTAAGAGGTGCAATCCAGGCGGTAGATAAAGGGCAACACGAAGCTGCAATGTCACTCGGATTCACACCGATTCAGAAAATGTATCTGATTATTCTGCCGCAGGCCTTAAAAAAAGCGCTTCCCGCACTTATAGGTGAGCTTATTTCATTAATAAAAGACAGTTCACTTGTATCGGTTATATCCATTACAGACCTTACAAAAGTGGGAAGGGAAATAGTTGCAAACACATTCTCTCCATTCGAAGTATGGCTCACGGTAGCTGTTCTTTATTTGATGTTAACTTCAATATTGAGTTTTATAGGACATAAACTTGAAAAAAGAATGAAAGCGCAGGGCGGAATTTAG
- a CDS encoding DMT family transporter, whose amino-acid sequence MDRIFKKYSDFLLILTAFFWGSTFILMKKAIEDLPTFSFLFARFFLAFLLMFLIFYKKITLKKEDILAACILGFLNFIAYATQTYSLNFVPSNIVAFITALFVVFTPIFSFLLFKRNIKIYSIMGVIIAVMGLYLLTLSGKLIFNIYEIYPLLCAMFFGLHVSVTDVFSKKYNIYTLVTFQFLVVAILSLLFVPFESHNIKISSLVIFALFITSFFATVFAFFVQTYAQKYTTPTKTAIIFALEPVTAAFFGIMYGEKLTLFQILGGFLVIFATIINEIGDKIIKLLNAKN is encoded by the coding sequence GTGGATAGAATATTTAAAAAATATTCTGATTTTTTATTAATACTTACAGCCTTTTTCTGGGGCTCCACTTTTATTTTAATGAAAAAGGCAATAGAAGATTTACCAACGTTCTCTTTTCTTTTTGCAAGATTTTTTCTGGCTTTTTTATTAATGTTTTTAATTTTTTATAAAAAAATTACTTTAAAAAAAGAAGATATTCTTGCTGCTTGTATTCTGGGATTTTTAAATTTTATAGCTTATGCCACACAGACATATTCTCTTAATTTTGTACCCTCAAATATTGTCGCTTTTATTACTGCATTGTTTGTTGTATTTACCCCGATATTTTCTTTTCTTTTGTTTAAAAGAAACATTAAAATATATTCCATCATGGGAGTTATAATTGCTGTTATGGGACTTTATTTATTAACCCTCAGCGGAAAACTAATTTTTAATATTTATGAAATTTATCCACTTTTATGTGCAATGTTTTTTGGTTTACATGTAAGTGTAACAGATGTCTTTTCTAAAAAATACAATATTTATACACTTGTAACTTTTCAGTTTTTAGTTGTTGCAATTTTAAGCCTTTTGTTTGTACCGTTTGAATCTCACAATATAAAAATCTCATCTCTTGTTATTTTTGCGCTTTTTATTACTTCCTTTTTTGCAACGGTATTTGCTTTTTTCGTTCAAACTTATGCACAAAAATACACAACTCCAACAAAAACAGCTATTATATTCGCTTTAGAGCCAGTTACAGCTGCATTTTTTGGAATTATGTATGGAGAAAAATTAACCTTATTTCAAATATTAGGTGGTTTTTTAGTTATTTTTGCAACAATCATAAACGAAATAGGAGATAAAATTATTAAATTATTAAACGCTAAAAATTAA
- a CDS encoding DJ-1 family glyoxalase III, with product MAKVCVPLANGFEEIEATSLIDVMRRGGLDVIVAGVGGDVIYGAHNIRVIPDTKIELINADELDLIVLPGGLPGAINLANDESVQKLLKEMDEKGKYVGAICAGPYALKTAGVLKERYTAYPGWEGNIRKEGYVSNAKVVEDKNVLTSKGPGTAMCFGLEIVKKFAGEEVYKQLKAGLLADFC from the coding sequence ATGGCAAAAGTGTGTGTTCCTTTGGCTAACGGGTTTGAAGAAATTGAAGCAACCTCACTTATTGACGTAATGAGAAGAGGGGGGCTTGATGTAATTGTTGCCGGTGTCGGCGGGGATGTAATATACGGAGCCCATAATATAAGGGTAATTCCAGATACAAAAATAGAACTTATAAATGCAGATGAGCTGGATTTAATCGTATTACCGGGCGGACTTCCTGGTGCAATTAATTTAGCAAATGATGAGAGTGTTCAAAAACTTTTAAAAGAGATGGATGAAAAAGGAAAATATGTAGGTGCTATATGTGCAGGTCCGTATGCCCTTAAAACCGCCGGAGTTTTAAAAGAAAGATACACAGCGTATCCCGGATGGGAAGGAAATATTAGAAAAGAAGGATATGTAAGTAATGCTAAAGTTGTAGAGGATAAAAATGTTTTGACAAGTAAAGGCCCTGGAACAGCTATGTGTTTTGGTCTTGAAATAGTTAAAAAATTTGCGGGAGAGGAAGTTTATAAGCAGTTAAAAGCTGGATTATTGGCTGATTTCTGTTAA
- a CDS encoding Uma2 family endonuclease, with protein sequence MSFNPPTYTYFDYKNWKGEWELIEGYPFAMAPSPVSKHQLLMSRLVQYFNNELEECECDSYPELDWIINEKTVVRPDVAIYCEEIEKYPKTAPKIVVEIVSDSTANKDEEIKFKLYEKEKVEYYILVYPDFEKVRIFKLKNSKFDKVFEGDGVFKFDICDIKIDFGKIFKKRRQ encoded by the coding sequence ATGAGCTTTAATCCTCCGACATATACATACTTTGATTATAAAAACTGGAAAGGTGAGTGGGAATTAATTGAAGGATATCCTTTTGCCATGGCTCCAAGTCCTGTAAGTAAGCATCAATTGTTAATGAGTAGATTAGTTCAATATTTTAATAATGAATTAGAAGAGTGCGAGTGTGATAGTTATCCAGAGCTTGACTGGATTATTAATGAAAAAACAGTTGTAAGGCCGGATGTTGCAATTTATTGCGAAGAAATAGAAAAATATCCAAAAACAGCTCCAAAAATTGTAGTTGAAATTGTTTCTGATTCAACAGCAAATAAAGATGAGGAAATTAAATTTAAACTTTATGAAAAAGAAAAAGTTGAATATTATATTTTAGTTTATCCAGATTTTGAGAAGGTAAGAATTTTTAAGTTAAAGAATTCAAAATTTGATAAAGTTTTTGAGGGAGATGGTGTATTTAAGTTTGATATTTGTGATATTAAGATAGATTTTGGTAAAATATTTAAAAAAAGGAGGCAATAA